The Chitinophaga caeni genome segment TTTCGGTTACCGTTCCGGTTTAACCGGCAATATTCAGCGCCCGGATTTGAAAGGCTTGCTGGATCGCCGTTCCCGGCTTATGATGCCGGAACAGGCCGAGTTTGCTTTCATGGCAACCCGTGAAGCGCTGGCCAATGCCCGGATGGATCAAGATTATATCGATGCCCGCGAAGTGGGTATATTATATGGAAATGATAGCTCCGCTAAACCCGTGGTGGAAGCCACGGATATTATGCGTGAGAAGAAAGATACCATGATGGTAGGTTCCGGTTCCGTGTTCCAGACGATGAACTCTACCGTTAACATGAACTTGGCCACTATTTTTAAATTGAAGGGGGTCAATTTCAGTGTAAGCGCTGCCTGTGCCAGTGGTTCCCATGCCATCGGCTTGGGTTATATGTTTATCAAGAACGGCATGCAAGATACCGTGATCTGCGGCGGGGCCCAGGAAGTAAATATTTACTCGATGGGCAATTTTGACGCCATCGCGGCATTCTCAACCCGTGAAAGTGAGCCGACCAAGGCTTCCAGGCCATTTGATCGCGATCGCGACGGCCTCGTACCTAGCGGCGGTGCTGCCACGGTGATCCTCGAAAGCTTGGATAGCGCGTTGAAACGCGGCGCCCCCATTATCGGGGAAGTGCTGGGGTATGGATATTCTTCCAACGGAAGCCATATTTCTAATCCGAGCGTAGATGGCCCGGTACGGTCCTTGAACATCGCTTTGCAGGATTCGGGTTTATCGGCCAAGGAAATCGAGTACATCAACGCACACGCTACTTCTACTCCCGCCGGGGATGCCAGCGAGGCTAGGGCGTTGCATGAAGTATTCGGCAGCTCGCATCCGCCGATCAGCTCTACCAAGTCTATGACGGGGCATGAATGTTGGATGGCAGGGGCTAGTGAAATCGTTTATTCTTGCCTGATGATGCAAAATGGCTTCATGGCGCCGAATATTAACTTTGAGAACCCCGATGACGATTCTGCCAAACTGAACTTGATAACATCAGCTATTCAAAAAGATTTTAATGTATTTCTCTCTAATTCATTTGGTTTTGGAGGAACAAATTCATCTTTAATCGTTAGAAAGTGGCATTAAAACAATTCTTATTAATTTTGTGCCTCGTGCAGTGAACAGCGGAGCGGTAATAAGAATTGGGAACTATTTAATCAACCTATATACCTGGAACACAAAAAAGAATATGGAAATAACAGAAATTATCAACAAGACCAATGCTTTCTTGATCGAAGAGTTTGAAGTAGCCCCGGGAAGCATTACGCCTGAAGCCGATTTGAAATCGACCTTGGGATTGGATAGTTTGGACTATATAGACCTGGTAGTTGCTATTGAGGCAAACTTCGGATTTAAAGTAAAACCGGAAGATTTTCAAGGTATTGCTAGCTTCCAAGATTTTTATAATTACGTGATCGAACGTTTGAAACAAAAAGAGTTGGTATAATGCCGTCGTGGCAAGGGAAATCCAAGGGAAATAAGTTAGGCTACAGGATATTTATCGAGTTGCTCAGGTGGGGAGGTGTCGTGCCTGCATACATCTTGTTGCGCTTCGTAGCTGCTTATTATTTCTTGTTTTCGTGGGATTCATCTAAGGCGATATGGCAGTATTTCCGCCAACATTTACATTATAGCCGTTGGAAATCATGCTGGAGCTTATACCGTAATTACTACGTGTTCGGGCAAACGCTGATCGATAAAATAGTAATGATGGCAGGCATCCCCAACAAATTCACTTTCGATTTTGATGGGGAACCGTTTTTAAGGGATATCGTTCAACAAAAAAAGGGGGGGATTTTACTGAGCGCCCACCTCGGGAATTGGGAAGTTGCCGGGCATCTATTCACCCGCCTGGAAACCCCTATTAACATCGTGATGTTTGATGGTGAACATGAAAGGATCAAGAGCTACTTGTCTAGCGTCACCGGTGAAAGGGTGGTAAAGGTAATCCTGCTGAAAGATGATCTCTCCCATATTTACGAGATCAACGATGCTTTGAGTAAAAACGAATTGGTATGTATGCACGCCGACCGTTTTTTGAAAGGAAACAAATCGGTCAAAGTACCTTTTTTGGGTAAAGCAGCTCAATTCCCATTGGGGCCTTTTCAATTAGCAGTCACATTTAGAGTGCCTGTTTCTTACGTTTTTGCATTTAAAGAGTCGAGTCGCCATTATCATTTATTTGCAACGCGCCCGAATATTTACAATGGTAAACAAGATATTCCGAAAGCCGTGAACGATTTTGTTCATGTGATGGAAGAAAAGGTCTTGAAATACCCTTTGCAATGGTTTAACTATTACGATTTTTGGTCCGAAGATTAATTGCCATTTTATATAAATATCCACAACAATACTAGCATGCTCGTACAGAAAGAACAAATCACCGATTATATCCCGCAAAGGCCGCCCATGGTGATGATCGATACAATTTTGAAAGCGGATGAGAACATTTTACGTACGGGGTTTTATATTGAACCCGGCAATGTATTCGTGGAAAACGGATCGTTAATGCCGCCGGGATTGATGGAAAATATTGCTCAAACGGCAGCAGCTAGGGTAGGCTATATAGCGAAACAGAAAAATGAACCTGTACCCCTGGGTTTTATTGGCGCCGTGAAAGACTTAGAAATATTGCAATTGCCCAAGATGGAGACCGCGATTGAAACGGAAATCGTTATCGAACATGAAGTATTCAATGCAACGGTGGTTACCGGGAAGGTTTGGCAAGATGGTCAAGTGATGGCGCAATGCGAGATGAAAATATTTGTCCCCAAAAAATAAAACATATAAATCATGAAAAAACTATTTGTTTGCCTCGCAACTTTATTTTGCGCATTCAGCGCCACTAATTCCCAAGCCCAGGATGTAAAAGGTTTCTTCGAACCCGGTGCGAAAATCTTCTGGATCGGTGTCGATTATTCACAGGCTAAGTTGATTAATGATGGAACGAGGAACGCTGATGATTTTGTTGATAAATATTTTCAACAGATCAACGAGTTAGTGATTAATGAACCTAAAAATTATAAAGTTATTGAAGCCTTCGGCCAATCTGAACTTGATGCGGATCTTTCTTATGTTAATAAAGTGAATGCAAAAGCGGATCCTGCTAAACTACATTCTTCCAACCTTAAGGATTACAGCAGGTTTACTGAAGCTGATATTCAGAAAGCTGTCAAAGAGTTTAATTTTAACGGAAAAAAGGGATATGGAGTCGTATTCATAGTCGAAGCCATGAATAAAACAGGGAAGAAAACATCGGTATGGGTAACGGGAGTAGATATGGGAAGCAAAAAAGTACTTTTTACTGAACGGATGCTCGGAGATGCAAGGGGATTTGGAAATAGGAATTATTGGGCAGGATCGATCGCTGATATCTTGAAAGACATCAACAAGAAACAATTCAAAGCTTGGCGCAGCAAATACGGCAGCTAGGCTCATTAACAAGTAAAAAATGTAGGAAAAATATTCATGCAAGCAGGAGATTTATTGAGCGAAAGAACAGAAGTTGTCATCAGGTTTAATGAAGCAGATCCCTTGGGTATCGTTTGGCACGGTAACTATATACGGTATTTTGAAGATGGCCGCGAGGCTTTCGGTAAAAAATACGGGATCGGTTACCTCGATATTTTCGGTGCCGGGCTTACAACACCGGTAGTGCATGTTTCATGCGATTTCAAAAAATCGGTTAAATATGGTGATACGATCATCGTTGAAACCCGTTTTATCAACTCTCCTGCTGCTAAATTGATCTTCGAATACACGATTTACAACCGCGATAACATGGAAGTGGTGGCTAAAGGTAAAAGTATTCAAGTATTCTTAGACAAGGATACCGCTGCATTGCAATTGATCAATCCCCCTTATTATTCATCATGGAAAAAAAAGTGGGGACAACCCTGAGCCTATCGAAATGAATCCCGGTGTATTCGTCATAGCAGATCAAATCATTGCCCCGTTAGGTTTCACGACCGGGGAGAACTTCTCCTCCTTGTTGAGCGGAAGGAGCGGTGTAAGCGCGCAGGTGGCGCCCAGTGTATCTGAACTACCCTTTTATGCATCTTTGATGCCTCCCGATTGGGAATCTTCTTTACCCGTTTTTCCTCCCGGTATTTCTACGAAATTTGAAAAAATGGTGTTTGCTTCCGTGAACGGTGTATTGCAATCATCGCAAATGGATCCAGCTGATCCAAGATTGGGCTTTATCTTATCAACAACCAAGGGCAATATAGAATTACTCGAACAAGGCAAAGTTCAATCGCCCGGTGATCTGCAACTGTTTCCTCTTGCTGCCAAATTGGCTAAGACTTTAGGATTTACTAATACGCCGCTAGTAATTAGTAACGCTTGTATTTCCGGGTTATTAGCTATTTTGATCGGTAAGAGGATGATTGCATCCGGCAAGTATGATCGCGTGATTGTTTGCGGGGCGGATGTTGTAACGAAGTTCGTATTAAGCGGTTTTCAATCATTCCAGGCGGTGAGCGACACTATTTGCCGGCCATTTGATAAAGATAGGAATGGCATTAACCTTGGTGAAGCGGCTGCAACCGTGTTGTTATCCGGCGAGCCAAGCTCATCAAGCGCGAATTTTTCTGTACTGGGTGGAGCCTCCAGTAATGATGCCAACCATATTTCTGGTCCTTCCAGGACCGGGGAAGAGTTGGCGATCGCGATCAAAAAGGCAATGGGGCAAAGCATGTTGAGCAGGGATGACCTGGACTTTGTTTCAGCACATGGTACTGCAACCCCGTATAACGATGAAATGGAAGCGAAAGCTTTTCAATTGGCTGGCCTCAACCATTTGCCTACCAACAGCCTGAAAGGGTATTACGGTCATACTTTAGGAGCTGCCGGTTTATTGGAAGCCATTATCGGGATGAGATCATTGGAGCATGGTATAGTACTGCCAACCTTGGGTTTTTCTGAAGCCGGGCTACCGGTTCCATTATCAGTAACGGATCAATTGTTGAAAATACCTGGCCGGTATTTTCTTAAAACTACCGCCGGTTTCGGTGGCTGCAATGCGGCTATGGTCTTCGGTAAATACGCTTAAAATTCATCGACATAAAATATTCACCTTCTCATCTATAAAACATCAGCATGGAATTTTTTAACAAGGAAACAAAAACAGCGTTGCAGGCCAAGGAAGCCGCATTATGGATCGCGTTCGCTCCCGTTGTATTCCAAGCCGCCCGCGCCTTGAGGGATTTCGGAATCCTGAAAGCAATCGGGGACAGTGATGACGGACTTACCATAGAACAAATTATACAGCAAGTGAACTTGTCACGCTACGCGGTAAGGGTTTTGTTGGAAGCAGGACTGGGCATGGAATTGCTGATTGTAAACGATAAGAAGTACAAGGTTACCAAAACGGGACATTTTATCCAGCATGATACGCTTACCCGCATCAATATGGATTTTAGCCAGGATATCTGTTACAAGGGTATGTTCCACTTGCAGGAAAGCTTGCAGGAAGGGAAACCTGCCGGGTTGAAAGAACTCGGTCCTTGGAATACTATTTATGAGGGACTATCCATCTTGCCGGGCACGGCAAAGGAAAGTTGGTTCAACTTTGACCATTACTATTCCGACCTGGCTTTTCCAACCGTTTTGCCAACCGTGTTTAAACATAAGCCGAAAAATTTGCTGGATATCGGCGGCAACACGGGAAAATGGTCATTGACCTGTGTTAATTACGATCCCGATGTGAAAGTAACCATCATGGATCTGCCGGGACAAATCGGCCTGGCTACCAAGAACATTGAAGAAAAGGGGATGGCGGATCGCGTAGATTTTTATCCTACGAATATCCTCGATGAATCATTGCCTTTCCCCAAAGATTTTGATGCCATCTGGATGAGCCAGTTTTTAGATTGTTTCTCCGAAGCTGAAATTATTTCCATATTAAAACGTTGCCGGGAAGCCTTGAGCGATAACGGTTTCGTCTTTATCCTGGAGCCATTCTGGAACCGCCAGGTGTTTAAATCTGCCGCTTTCTGCTTGCAGCAAACATCCTTGTATTTTACAGCTATGGCTAATGGAAACAGCCAAATGTATCATACGGATGATTTCTTTGCCTGCATCCGGGAAGCCGGTTTGGAAATCGTGGAAGAAGATGATTCGGCAGGGATGAATTACACCCTATTGAAATGTAAAAAAGCTTAACCGAATTAAACGCCCGAATATGCAAATCGAACACGTTGATGTATTAGTGATCGGGGCAGGACCTTCCGGTTCTGTAGCGGCCGCTATTTTACGCAAGGCCGGTCTGGATGTAAGGATCGTTGAAAAAATGAAATTCCCCCGTTTCGTGATCGGGGAGAGTTTGTTGCCGCGTTGCATGGAAGCGTTGGATGATGCGGGGCTGATCAACGCCATTGAATCGAAAAGTTTTCAAAAGAAATACGGCGCCAAGTTCGTGAAAAACGGCGCTGTTTGCGATTTTACTTTTAAAGAACAACATACTACCGGTTGGACCTACACCTGGCAAGTGCAGCGGGCCGATTTTGATAAAACCCTGGCTGATGCCACCGAACAAATGGGTGTCAAAATCGATTATGAAACCACCGTTACTCATATAGAATTTAACGGCTCCGATTCGGTTACCACGGTTGTGGATGCGAAAGGGGCAGAAAAAAAGATCGCCGCCCGCTTCATCGTCGATGGCAGCGGGTATGGAAGGGTCATTCCTAAGCTGTTTGGGCTTGATAAACCTTCCTCCCTATTGCCACGAAAAACCCTGTTCTCGCATATCAAGGATTTGAGGAGATCGATGGCCGATGAACCGAACCGCATCACCGCGGTGGTGCATCAACCCGGCACCTGGATTTGGATCATACCCTTTTCCACCGGGCTTACCTCGGTAGGATTTGTAGGCGAACCTTCGTTTTTTGAGCAATTTGACGGTAATCCCGATCAACGATTCCGCGCGATGTTGGAAAGTGAACCGCATACGAAGGAACGTTTCCGCGATATGGAATTTGCTTTCGAACCGAAGACATTGGAGGCTTGGAGCGCCAGCACGGAGAAGTTTTATGGAGAAGGCTTCGTGTTAACAGGTAATGTAACTGAATTTTTAGACCCGATTTTCTCTTCAGGCGTAACTTTAGCAACAGTTTCCAGTCAAACGGCTGCGCACCTTGTTATCAAGAAATTGAAAGGTGAAACCGTAGACTGGGAAAAGGAGTATATGGAACCTACCATGCAGGGAGTGAACGTATTCCGCTCTTACGTGATGGCTTGGTACGAGGGAACTTTAGACAAGATATTCTTTTCCAAGAACCCGAATCCTGCTATCAAGCAACAGATATGTTCCGTGTTGGCTGGGTATGTTTGGGATCAGTCCAATCCATTTGTAGCGCAACATGATACGGCTTTGAAGAGGCTGGCGAGAACGATTGAACTAACTGAAAAAATTAACGAAGAATAGTGTTGGAACACCCGATTGCATATATAAATCACGCGGTTAAAATCCGGCCTGCCCAGGTTTGGAAGGATGGAAGCATATTGTTTGATAAGCCGGATCAAACGGATTTTTTCAGGTATTTATATGATGCATGTTCCGGTCAGTACCCGAAGTTCCACAAGATGGATCCTTTGGCCAAGCTAGGTTGGTTAGGTTCGGAGATACTTTTACAGGGTATCGATTTTTCCCGTTACCAGCCGGAAGATATCGCTGTAATCCTCTCTAACAGGAGCTCCAGTCAACATACTGACGAGAAATATTACAAAACAATTGAAAATATCGCCAGCCCGGCTTTATTTGTTTATACATTACCCAATATCGTAATTGGTGAAATTAGCATCCGGCATAAGTTTAAAGGTGAAAATTCATTTTTTATATTTGATACCTTTGATACCGTGTCGATGCATGGTTATGTAAATGCATTATTTGCTAGCAACCAGGCGGAAGCTTGCCTATGCGGTTGGGTGGAATATTATGACGACCGGTACGAGGCCGTGTTGTATTGGCTGGAAAAAGATCCGCAGGGACTTGCTTTGCCCTTGGAGGAACAAGAACTCAAAAAATTGTATTTAAAATAGATATGGAAAAATTGATGGCAGATCTGAAAGTACAGATCATTCAGCAATTGAATTTGCAAGAAGTGAAACCGGAAGACATCGACAATGATATGTCTTTATTCAAAGACGGGCTAGGCCTGGATTCTATCGATGCCTTGGAGCTGATCGTGTTGTTGCAACAAAACTACAAGATCAAGATCGCCAACCCGGATGATGGACCCAAAATTTTTCAGTCCGTTCGTACGATGGCGACGTTCATTACCGAACATCAAACCGCGCAATAATGAAGGCCCCGACTTGGATTGCCGGAGGTGGCGTTATCTGCGGGATGGGCAATTCCCTGGCCACTTGCCTGGACGCATTCGAAATGATGCAACCGGGCATCGGCGCCATGAATTACCTGTCTTCGGCACATAAATCGCTTTTTCCCGTTGGCGAGGTGAAATGGAGCAATGAAGATTTGGCTGCTCGAACCGGTTGGCCCACAAGTTCCAGCCGCACGGCCATGCTAAGTTACATCGCCGCAAAAGAAGCCTGGGAAAGCGCCGGGCTCGGTGATCCAAAATCGTATAAAACGGGTTTTATCTCCGCCAATACAGTTGGCGGCATGGATAAAACGGAAGATTTCTTTAAAACATTTTTGAATAACCATGCAGCGGGAAGGTTAAGGGAAGTGGTGCAGCACGAATGTGGTGCCGTGACTGAATTAGTAGCTGATGCACTGGGTATTCACGAGCATATTTCAACGATCAGCACGGCTTGTTCATCAGCAGCAAATGCAATTATGTACGCGGCCCGCTTGATCGAAAACGGTTTCCTGGATGTTGCAATTGCCGGGGGAACAGATGCTTTGGCGCGTTTCACGGTCAATGGATTCAATACCCTGATGATATTGGACCAGGAACTTTGCCGTCCTTTCGATGATACCCGCAAAGGATTAAATTTAGGTGAGGGCGCGGGGTATGTTGTGCTGGTGAGTGACGCGATTGCAAGGAAACTATCATTGCAGCCCTGGTGCCGTTTGAGCGGGTTTGCCAATGCGAATGATGCTTATCATCAAACGGCATCATCGCCGGACGGAACGGGGAATTTTTTGGCAATGAAAGCAGCATTGCTAAGAGCTTCTTTGCAACCGGGAGATATTGCTTATATCAATTTACACGGAACGGGAACAGCTAATAATGATGCTAGTGAAGGCTTGGCAATCGAGCGTTTGTTCGGGGAACATGTTCCCCCCGCCAGTTCTACGAAATCGTTCACTGGGCATACTTTAGGAGCAAGCGGCGGCATTGAAGCCGTATTTTCTTCCATCGCGGTGAAAGAAGGGATATTATATCCCAATGCAAGGTTCCAACACCGGATGCACGAAATCTCTTTTCAGCCGGTGACTACCTTCTCCCGTAACAATACTATAAAACACGTATTGAGTAATTCTTTCGGATTCGGCGGAAATTGCTCAAGCTTAGTGTTTTCAGAGGTTTAAGCAGCAAGGAAATGGATAAAATATATATACACGGAAGTGGTTGTGTATCGCCCCAACATAGCACGGGACCCGGTTTCCTGGATGAACCCCTGTATTACAGCGCCAGCTCGCTAAAGGTGGTAGATGCAGATTACAAAAAGTGGATCGATCTAAAACTGATCCGCCGGATGAGCCGTGTCATCAAGATGGGGGTCGCTGCTGCACACCTGGCTTTGGAACAGGCAGAACATACTATGCCGGATGCCATTATCACGGGCTCCGCATACGGTTGCCTGGCAGATACGGGTGTGTTCCTAGATAAAATGGTGCAACAAGAAGAGCAAATGCTGACCCCGACAGCTTTTATCCAATCAACCCATAATACCGTGGCCGGCCAAATCGCTTTGATGCTGGCTTGTCACGGGTACAACAATACTTTCGTTCACCGCGGCTTCTCCTTTGAACAGGCCGTTTTAGATGCCTGGATGAATATCAATGAACAACCGGATCAAAGCATCTTGGTGGGCGGATTGGACGAAATCACAAATCATAGTCAAGAAATTCTTGCCAGGTTCGGTTTATATAAGAAAGAACCTGTAGATACTGCGGAACTATTACAAAGTAATACCCAGGGTACGATTAATGGCGAAGGCGCCGCGTTTTTCCTATTAAAGTCGGGCGCCGAAAACGCTTTGGCCCGCATCGATGGATTGGAATTATGTTATAAACCCGGCAATGTGAATAGCGTAAAATCATTTATCCAAGCTTTCCTCGATAAAAATGAGGTGCCTGTTGATGAAATCGATCTCGTAATTACTGGAAGAAATGGCGACAGCCGGGAGGTTGATTATTACAATTCGGTTGAGTCCATGTTACCGGGAGCAGGCCTGGCTTGCTATAAACACTTAACCGGGGAATACCCCACGGCAAATGCATTCGCATGTTGGATGGCCACTAATATATTACGGCAAGGGAATGTTCCGGCTGCGGCGGTTTACAAGACACCGGCTAAGCAGGAGATTCAAAAAATATTGATTTATAATCATCATCAAGGAACGCATCATACGGCAATGCTGATCAGCGCATGTTGAGTTTTAGGAATGTAAATATCACCATGATTGTTTTGCTGCTATTATTGGCGGCTATTGATATTTGGGTTGCCCCGCTTAGTTTTTGGTGGTACTTATTACCGGCATTCATTTATTTGAATATATTGTTTTACGGTTCCTATTTTATCCGGGCGGGCTTTTACTTCAAATCTTATTGTAAGGCGGATACCCCGGAGCTACAGATCGCGTTGACGTTCGATGATGGACCCATGGAATCGTTTACACCGCAGGTTTTGGCGATATTAAAAGAATACGGAATCCCTGCCACATTCTTTTGTATCGGGAAACGGATTCAGGGGAGAGAGCAGTTATTGCAAGAGTTACACAGGGCAGGGCATACAATCGGCAATCATTCTTATTCGCACCACGCATTGTTCGATTTATTTTCTGCTGGCAAGATGCAGCGAGAATTGGAGGAAACTGGGGATTTGATTAAAGAACAGGTCGGGAAGCGCCCCTTGTTATTTCGTCCGCCGTACGGGGTTACGAATCCGAATTTAAAGAAGGCGATCCGGAAAGCAGGGTACCAGTCTATCGGCTGGAGTGTAAGGTCTTATGATACAATAGCCAAGGATGCGGATCAATTGCTGGAGAAGGTCAGTAAAAAGGTGCAACCCGGCGATATTTTTTTATTTCATGATACGATGGAAGTGACGGTACAATTGTTGCCGATGTTTATAAAAAGGATGAAGGAGAAAGGTTTTTCCTTTGTCAGTGTAGATCAATTATTAAAAATACCGGCCTATGCGTAAAATAATTTTGATGTTGATGTTGGGGTTGTTGGGTGGACTTACCGTTCAGGCTCAACAATATAAAGAGTTGGCAAACCCGGCAGCATTCAGGGAAACTTTCAGCAAGGCTGCCCAACAAATTAAAACGATACAGAGCGATTTCGTGCAGGAGAAAGAATTGTCCATGCTGGCCGATAAGATCACCAGTAAAGGCAAATTCTGGTTCAAACAAGCCGATAAGGTAAAGATGGAATACCTGCAACCTACTTATTACCTGGTAATTATCAATGGTAAAAATATCAAGATCAAGGATAGCAAGCAGGTGAGTAAAGTATCTACTTCGCAAAGTAAAATTTTTCAAAAGATCAGTAAGATCACAGCGGATTGCGTGCAGGGAAATATCTTGAACAGCAGTTCATTCACTTCGAAAGTGCAAGAAAATAACCTGTTCTATAAAGTAGTGCTCACTCCGAAAGATAAAGATATTGCTACTTATTTCTCCAATATCGAATTATTGGTTGATAAAAAGGATTACAGCGTGTCAAAGATCGTGATGCAAGATACTTCAGGCGATCATACCACGATGACCTTCATTCATAAATCTTTGAACGTCCCGCTTGCTGATGAGGTATTTTCGGTTAATTAGCGTCTTTTTAATATTGGCTTGCATTTCCTGCGGCTCGCCCTACCGTTCACTACAAAAAGTCGAGGGAACTGGAAATGTGGCTTGCCTGGATCAATTCAGGCCAAGTATAAAAGATAAAGTTCTATACAACACCAGCGTTGACGTGCTGAATCATCATTTCAGCGGTTTACTGTTGTTCAAGAAGATGGAGAACGAAGATATCCGTATCGTTTTTACAAACGAGATGGGTTTTAAATTCTTCGACTTTGCATTTGATAAAGAAGGGAGATTTACCAAGTATTTCGTAACTCCCAAGATGGATAAAAAGGCCGTCGTGAAAACTTTACAGAAAGATTTCAGCATGATATTGATGTTGCAAGCAAAAGGGGACATCAAACAATTTAAAAATGGGGATGAATTGATCTCCTCGGTAAACTGGACAAAAGGGAAATTTTATTATATCACGGACAGCAATTGCACGGAACTGAAGAGAATTGAAAATGTTGGTAAAGGTAAACCGGTTGTAGTCATCACGATGAAAGATTACCAGGACCAGTTACCGGGTACCATCGTTATCGACCATAAAAAATTCAAATTCAATATTTCATCGCAACGAATCATAGAAAATGTTAGCAAATAATTTTTATACGGTGCAATCTTCCGACCAGGTGTCGGAAACGCAAATCCAGTACAAGATTCATATCAATGGCGCCCACCCGATATTTGAAGGTCACTTCCCGGAACAACCGGTCGTGCCGGGCGTATGCATGATGCAAACGATCACGGAACTGGCGGGGCAATCTGTTCAACAAGAACTGATCTTGCAAAAAGCGAACACGATGAAGTTCGTTAATATGATCGATCCGCGGCAGCAGGCTGATGTTATCGTCGATTTGCAATGGAGCCAGTTGGAAGATCAACTGCTGAAGGTGAACGCTACCATTAAATCCGACACAATTACATTCATGAAACTACAAGGTGTTTTTGCAAGGAAATAAATGCCTTCGCAATATTTTATGCAGACATTCGAAACATATCATCCAAAGTTCACAGCTTTGAAAACTTGTGTGCTGATTCCTACTTATAACAATGCGGGAACATTAGCCCAAGTAGTTGAAGATGTTTTATGCTATACCCAACATGTAATCGTGGTAAATGATGGCGCCACGGATGAGACCGCTACTATTTTAACTGCTTTCCCGCAGGTAAAAGTCATCAGCTACCAACCGAATAAAGGTAAAGGCTGGGCTTTGCGAACAGGCTTCAAAGCAGCAGTAGAGCTTGGTTACGACTACGCCATTACGATCGATGCCGATGGGCAGCATTTTGCCAGCGATCTTCCTATCATGTTACAACAAGTGGAAGAACAACCGGGTACCCTGGTAATCGGTGCGCGGAACTTACAGGAGGAGAACATGCCGGGTAAAAATACATTTGCCAATAAGTTTTCCAATTTCTGGTTTTATGTTGAAACAGGGAAAAAGGCTGCCGATACACAAAGCGGCTACCGCTTGTACCCGCTTTACCGGATGAAGAAGATCGGTTTTTGGTGCCGCAAATACGAATTTGAAGTGGAAGTCTTGGTCCGTTCTTCCTGGAGGGGTATTCCCATCGCCTGGGTTCCCGTGAAGGTATATTATCCACCCGCGGAAGAGCGGGTGTCGCATTTCAGGCCGTTCCGCGATTTTTCCCGGATCAGCGTATTAAATACGGTCTTAGTGACGATCGCATTTTTGTACATCAAGCCCCGGGATTTTTTTCGATACATAGCGAAAGCAGAAAACAGGAAAGCGCTCTTTCGTGAGCATTTGTGGAATTCTAATGAATCTAATTCGAAGAAAGCCTTGGCCATCGGCCTGGGCATTTTCATGGGCATCGTGCCCATCTGGGGTTTTCAAATGATGGCAGCTTTCGCCTTGGCAACCCTGTTCAAATTGAATAAGGCCCTGGTGATCT includes the following:
- a CDS encoding NAD(P)/FAD-dependent oxidoreductase, giving the protein MQIEHVDVLVIGAGPSGSVAAAILRKAGLDVRIVEKMKFPRFVIGESLLPRCMEALDDAGLINAIESKSFQKKYGAKFVKNGAVCDFTFKEQHTTGWTYTWQVQRADFDKTLADATEQMGVKIDYETTVTHIEFNGSDSVTTVVDAKGAEKKIAARFIVDGSGYGRVIPKLFGLDKPSSLLPRKTLFSHIKDLRRSMADEPNRITAVVHQPGTWIWIIPFSTGLTSVGFVGEPSFFEQFDGNPDQRFRAMLESEPHTKERFRDMEFAFEPKTLEAWSASTEKFYGEGFVLTGNVTEFLDPIFSSGVTLATVSSQTAAHLVIKKLKGETVDWEKEYMEPTMQGVNVFRSYVMAWYEGTLDKIFFSKNPNPAIKQQICSVLAGYVWDQSNPFVAQHDTALKRLARTIELTEKINEE
- a CDS encoding beta-ketoacyl-[acyl-carrier-protein] synthase family protein: MEHPIAYINHAVKIRPAQVWKDGSILFDKPDQTDFFRYLYDACSGQYPKFHKMDPLAKLGWLGSEILLQGIDFSRYQPEDIAVILSNRSSSQHTDEKYYKTIENIASPALFVYTLPNIVIGEISIRHKFKGENSFFIFDTFDTVSMHGYVNALFASNQAEACLCGWVEYYDDRYEAVLYWLEKDPQGLALPLEEQELKKLYLK
- a CDS encoding phosphopantetheine-binding protein, with translation MEKLMADLKVQIIQQLNLQEVKPEDIDNDMSLFKDGLGLDSIDALELIVLLQQNYKIKIANPDDGPKIFQSVRTMATFITEHQTAQ
- a CDS encoding beta-ketoacyl-[acyl-carrier-protein] synthase family protein codes for the protein MKAPTWIAGGGVICGMGNSLATCLDAFEMMQPGIGAMNYLSSAHKSLFPVGEVKWSNEDLAARTGWPTSSSRTAMLSYIAAKEAWESAGLGDPKSYKTGFISANTVGGMDKTEDFFKTFLNNHAAGRLREVVQHECGAVTELVADALGIHEHISTISTACSSAANAIMYAARLIENGFLDVAIAGGTDALARFTVNGFNTLMILDQELCRPFDDTRKGLNLGEGAGYVVLVSDAIARKLSLQPWCRLSGFANANDAYHQTASSPDGTGNFLAMKAALLRASLQPGDIAYINLHGTGTANNDASEGLAIERLFGEHVPPASSTKSFTGHTLGASGGIEAVFSSIAVKEGILYPNARFQHRMHEISFQPVTTFSRNNTIKHVLSNSFGFGGNCSSLVFSEV
- a CDS encoding beta-ketoacyl synthase chain length factor, which codes for MDKIYIHGSGCVSPQHSTGPGFLDEPLYYSASSLKVVDADYKKWIDLKLIRRMSRVIKMGVAAAHLALEQAEHTMPDAIITGSAYGCLADTGVFLDKMVQQEEQMLTPTAFIQSTHNTVAGQIALMLACHGYNNTFVHRGFSFEQAVLDAWMNINEQPDQSILVGGLDEITNHSQEILARFGLYKKEPVDTAELLQSNTQGTINGEGAAFFLLKSGAENALARIDGLELCYKPGNVNSVKSFIQAFLDKNEVPVDEIDLVITGRNGDSREVDYYNSVESMLPGAGLACYKHLTGEYPTANAFACWMATNILRQGNVPAAAVYKTPAKQEIQKILIYNHHQGTHHTAMLISAC
- a CDS encoding polysaccharide deacetylase family protein translates to MLSFRNVNITMIVLLLLLAAIDIWVAPLSFWWYLLPAFIYLNILFYGSYFIRAGFYFKSYCKADTPELQIALTFDDGPMESFTPQVLAILKEYGIPATFFCIGKRIQGREQLLQELHRAGHTIGNHSYSHHALFDLFSAGKMQRELEETGDLIKEQVGKRPLLFRPPYGVTNPNLKKAIRKAGYQSIGWSVRSYDTIAKDADQLLEKVSKKVQPGDIFLFHDTMEVTVQLLPMFIKRMKEKGFSFVSVDQLLKIPAYA